The following nucleotide sequence is from Osmia lignaria lignaria isolate PbOS001 chromosome 16, iyOsmLign1, whole genome shotgun sequence.
AAATCATTGCATTTTGCTAAATTGCATCCATTGCAACGACCATTCTTACCCCGGGAAATGCGTTTGTTTCAGAATTGCAAGGATCACGTGATAAACTGCAGTATCGCCAGCATTCTGCACGAGTGCGTGTCGCCTCGATTTCCCAAGGGGAAAAGCAAAGGGAACAAGAACAAAAGTGCCACAAGTAATAGCAATTTCTAGCTTTCGGCAAGTTAGTGTCCCTTTGTTCCGACGAAACTCGATCGCGTGGCTTGTAGAAACTGATCGTTATTCGAGGAGGACAGATCAATCGTAGCTGATAGATAAATGGGTTTACCGATAATTGAATCGTTAATTTGCTGTCGTTCACAGAAACTAGCAGTCGAATGGCAGTGATGCAGTTGATCAATTTAGGAATCACGCAGGTGCTGGTTAAGCTTTTGATTAATCTGCTGCACGTGGACACAGTATCGAGCGAGGTCCTCACGCAGGAGGTGCTTTGGATTTTGGGCCAGGTACGACGTCCTTGGTTTCTCCTAATATCCTTTTAGAACCTTGAATTCCTGTTTTGAACGCAAGGTTTCGCGCATTGCCAACGAAAATTCCAGGTGGCACCGAGGGATCAGAAGTTCGTGTCCAAGATGAAACTGCTAAACACCATTAAAGTGTTCCACGCGCTTCTGAAGCTGCATTACAACAACAGCAAGACGCTATTGCCTTTACTGTTGATCATTAAATGTCTTGCCAGAAACAGTGAGTAATCTTACCAGCAGTCTTTTCGTGTTCTCCTatcattttcttaaaaattcattCTTTTGGTTAGCATACTCTCTTCAGATATTAGTGAAGGACGGAATCGCCAGTACCATGGAGAAAACCTTCGTTTCCATCGGCTACATGCCGCACCTGAAATTAAGAATATTGTTAGAATGCTTCAAATATTTTACGACAAGCAGTACGTAAACTGTGTTGAAAGTGGTAGCTCGAATTTTAACGAAACAAATTATTCGAATAGCTCATCTTTTCAGGATTGTTCTGCACGAAGTTCGTAAGGACTGGCTTGGTGTACTTGCTGATGAGAATCTTCGACAGATGGGAACGATTCGAGGGTCCCATTAAGCTGAAGATTTTAAACTGTGCCTTGATCACTTTGCAGCATCTCAGTGTCACCAGTGAGTTTATTCTTCATCCCTgaaaaacaaattataatttgtatatgtGTCCCCTTCTTCGGTTGCATACATTTTCTTACCAGGCTGGTCGTTTTTTTTAGCACAAACGTTTCGTATGCAAATCGAAGTCCCCAGTGGCTGTTGCACGGAGTCATTACACTCGTGTTCCTTCTGCTTTCAGAAGCTGGCAGGAAGGCAATCAAGTCGAACAATGGACTACACCTATTGTACCGGTTCTGCAGCAACTGTCCGGAGGATAAGGCATACGATTGTCTGCTGTCACGCGTATGCGGGGTTATTAATCAATGTCTGGAGAAGAAGGAGTTGCCGATACCCGAAATGTCTCCGGCAAGGTGAACGATACTTTCAAGGTTCATCCGAATCGATGGACGCTCGAGTCGATTTTAGAAACGGTAGTTTACCATCGATCTGGACTAAATGCGATCTAGAAAGTTTCTCAACTAAGTCGTCTATTTGCTCTAGAAGACCCTTaaatgttttctttcttttcacgcTCTAACACTGGATTTCCCATGCAACATAGAATCAAATTATTACCAGTGGTTGTCAGGATTAGAACTTGACACGCTAACGGAGAAAGTTATATTTCATCCAGTCGAGCGTTCGTGCGATACATCGATGTACTTTGAACTTGATCAGTGTAACACACGTTGCAtttagaaacgaagaaatataatATCTAGATGGACGAAATGTCTCAGCCATGTTTTTCTTTTGCAGATTTGTACTACCAGTAACGAACGTCAGGTCGAACAGTGCTGAGAGTGGCAGCGACGTTGATAGTCAGGTGCGTATTTTTGTCGAACGGAATGATGTAATGGGTGAAACGTAACTGTTCGGGGCGTTACACAGTCATGAAACGTGGTATAATTGCATCGAGGTGTGAGATGTTTCATAAAGTTTCTTTGGGTCGATGAACGTGGATGAGATCAGGGTTTTTATTTAGGCGAACAGCGTGGCTTCACTTGGAAGATTGTACAGTGATCTTGATTCGGGAGACGAAGAAGAAAGTCAGAATTCGAGGACCGACGATAAAACAGTTCATTCGGCCGACGAAGTGGACGAAAGTAAATTTTTCGCTGGGGTCTTCACGTCGCAGAGATCGGTGGAGGATCTGACCGAGTAGgttgatgatatttttaatcgatgataaacgattaaTTCACTTCATTTGTTGGCCAGGTACGAAACATTCTTCAAGGAACTGAGCAACATAAAGTCTCAATTGTCCCTTCAAAATTCATCGACAGGTATAATCGACCCTGCGAAGGAAAATAAGTCCAACGTACCTAACACGAAGATCTGTGAAACAAAGGTTTTCACAAACAATTCGATGAAAGAAGAAGCGAGCAAGGAGAACGGAAGCAACTCGATTAAAATCTTCAACGACATATCATCGAACGTCACGTATAGACAAACTTATTGCTTAGTGGCGAGTAGAGTGAAGAGCGTGATTGGTTTCGTGAAGGTAGCTTACCCAGATTTGGTTGGTGGCGATGGTCTAGGAAAAGATGAACCCCTGAACAGCAAGGACCGGAAGGTCTGTCGTTCGAAGCTACTGACGTGCGTGGAACGAGGTCTTCATGGTGGAACCATGTTGGAAGAGGTGGTGTACGACCTCGACGATGTAACCTCCATAGGCGAGCAAAATTCCGACGACAGACATTTGTGTAACTGGGACGATACCAGAATAGGAAAACGTTGTTCCAACACTAATCAATTGCAGTTCGAGTCTCGATTCGAGAGTGGAAATCTGAGGAAAGCTATTCAGGTACAAATTCCATCTGAAACGTGTCAGGTTAATCGCAGCAAATCACCGTCATTTCTTTCCAATTCGCTTCCTTGTAGATAGGCCTGAGAGAATACAATCTGATCCTGACGCCGGACGTGAACAGCGGCTCCAGGCACCAATGGTTCTACTTCGAGGTGTCGAACATGGAAGCAAACGCGCCGTACACCTTCAACATAATCAACTGCGAGAAGGCAAACTCGCAGTTCAATTTCGGGATGAAACCTATTCTCTTCAGCGTGACCGAAGCTCAGCTAGGTAGACCAGGTTGGGTGAGAACCGGCGCTGAGATCTGTTACTATCGAAACTGTTACCAACGACCAGCAAAGGGGAAGAATTACCTAACCACCTCGTTCACGGTCGCCTTTCCTCACTCTTACGACGTCTGTTACCTAGCGTATCATTTCCCATACACGTACAGTCAATTGATGACCAACATCTGGAAATGGACCAAGAGAGTCCCCGCGAACACTTACTTCCGCGCCGAAACCCTCTGCGAGACTTTGAATGGCAATGAAAATCCTCTTCTAACGATCACGTCTTTGGATTCTAAAAGCAACCCTATCgaggtaaatgaaaaattcaggcTTCGTAAGATCGATCGCGacatttcttttctaatttttcagaaTCGTAAGGTGATATTCCTGACGTCGAGAGTTCATCCGGGTGAAAGCAACGCCTCTTGGGTGATGCACGGCACCTTAGAGGCACTGTTAGATAACAGCACTTATGCGACGAGTTTGCGGGACGATTACGTGTTCAAGATTGTACCGATGCTGAACATCGAGGGAGTGGTGAACGGCTGGTGAGTTATTTCGATGATCTGAAACTGGAATACCTCTTATTTGCTGGCAGCATATCTGTAGGacgctgaaaattcatcttcccCGCCGTGACAATGTATTTCGTACctttattaatattcaattacacaAGTTGCACATTCGCGCCGTGTTTTACGCaataatattcaaagttccATGTGTCAATGACTTATCGTAGCAATAGAagaatcgtttcatttttttttttttttttcatcatcaTACGTCTGGATGACGGAAACGTTGCGATTCACGCTTCTTCCTTGAATAACGTCGATTCGTTAGCTATCCTTCGAGAGCCCAAATTCTCCGACTTTGCAGCAAACGTTGACAATAGATCGATCGAAAACTTATTCAACATTCTGAGTACCATATCTGGATGACTCGTGAATCTGTCAGCTATTTCGATGGAAACGATGTTAAAATGTAACAACTGGAAGGATTTTCTGGAGTTTGAAGATGGCACTGGATGCGTCAAGTCGGTCGATCGGTTTTTTCCAACATTCGATTCGAAAGCAAAGGAGAAGGAGGGTCAGGTCGATCGATTGCAGAACGTTTCATCTTGCAGACGTAGGGATAATATTACCTAAGATGATTACATCGATATGCATGAAGATTCGTGGCGCTGGCAGACTACCAACTCCCTACAACGATCATTATCCTCGGTCAGCTTTAATAGCTGCAACCGTTTCCTACCATAATGCCTGAGATCCCACGCAGACGAGTTCTCGCGTTCGCATTACTATCTACCCAGCTACTTGCCTCAAAGTTTCCATTAAACATCAtcaaagaagaagaatcgatcAGTAACGCAGATGCAACACGTCTGCCAGCGTCACAGAATGGGCGATTAAGAAACGAGTCGAATGAACGAGTTTGCAAATACTCCAATTAAAAGGACGTCGGTCATCGTCGGGAATTCAGCGACGGAAGGAGAATCGTCCACTTAAATTTACCCTTTCGTTTCAGTTTCTTTGAGCAAACAGTTTCAGCTTAATCTATTAATCGATTGAAATCGTCTTTTCGTTTAGTCGTCGGACAAAGCTGTCGAAAGCAATGAAGTTTCTCTCCTTCCGTCGCTCTTGAACGACGAAGATTATTCCGACGAGTATCCGCGGGAATGCGTTGCTGGAAATCAAAACGAACAAATGAGAGATGACGGCACTCGCGTGTGCCCGATAATTATCCACGATATACACATGTGAACGTACATAATACATCTAGTTCCTCGAGAATCTCCCATGCTTCACTTATCAACGAATAATAACGCGGGACGATATAGCCTAATGAGTAAAGCGTTTACTTGGACGGAGGATCTAATACTTTGCCGTTGGTGCGCACTTTAATGTTGTACCTGTAGGCCGGTTCCGCCTCTGGCAGGATCGTGCTGCTGTCATCGTCCTGATCCTTCATCATCGACGATTCAGCCGCCTCCGGTTGGTCGTTCGCGTAGTAATCTTGAACGCTGTCGTACGGGCCGACAGTGTGAGCGTCCTCCAGACCGTTGTTAGGAGTTTCTGTCTCACCTTGTGGTTCCACGTAATCAGGCGACTCTCGATGTTCGACCTTCATGTCGGTGGACGAGCGCAAAGAGGAACGATGAATCTCTCGCGTTTGTAGACCCTCGAACACGTTGTCCTTTCTGGCCTGTGGGCCAGGACTGTCGGTGAACAAGCTGGTTATGTCCGGAAGATGATCTGGCCTGGCGTTGTCCAGCTCAGCGTTGGTCGGTTGCTCGTGATCTTCCTCGGTGGCGACCGGCGAAGATGTGGACGGTGGTTGTTGCTTGTCAGACGCGGGAACGGCCGTGGTAATCAGCCTGCTGACGACCGGGTCTTCAGGTAATTTCTCCTCGACGGAACTCTCCTCGGGTGTTGCCTTCTCGTCGACGATGCTGTCGAtgctctcgttctcgttctcgtcgTTCTTGCTGCTATCGCTTTCCTCGTGGTCTTCGACCTGGTCGTCGCTGGCTGGCGCCGAGGTGGTTGTTATGTAGGGTCTGCGATTTCTGGAAATTCGGTCACACCATTCACAGCCGAGTGTCGCTGTCGCGCAGTTCAAAGGCAAAGCGATAAATTTTGGTTAAGTTGAATTCACACGTTGGTGCAATTTCCTCCGACTTGCTTGTACCAGTATCATCGTGTGAACTCAGCTTTGAAAAGAGTTCGATCATTAGATAGGTATAAAAAAAATGAGTCGTTGTTGTGTAATATTAGCGGTGTTAATTGGTTGTAGCATTAGGAGGCAAGGAAAAAAGTCTGGAACCGCTACCAGgctgataataattaatagttccTACTCGTAGGATCCACACTTTTTCACACTTGcctgtgatgtgtgtgtacgtgtgttgCCTGACGTTTGCGAGAAGCGAGAGAAtgcgttattaattaaaaaaaaaaaaaagctgcaTCACGTTTTATCCTCGTGATATTAATATCATCGGTAATAAGCGATTACGTTCGAACGCCACCAAGAGTTGTACAGTTTCCCAAGTACCATTATATCTTACTTTCTTATTCAGACTATATTATTCAATGAAGCGTTATCGGTTTGTTCCATTAAGTCGCATAACTGCACGGAGAAAAAAATGTCCCTACGATAGGTCCGTTAATTCTGGACTGGTCGGTTCGTTAGATCACCGATCTAATTAACCAAACGCAGAATCACTAACCGAAGCTAACGAACTCGTATTATCGGAACTTCGCGTAGTTCGCTATGTTAATTTCCATACGAAGAGACTAGTTTCGTGGAAAAATCCTATCTATTAAAAGTACGCTCGCTGTAAATAGCCGGGATATCTCGGCGAGTCGACATTTTCTAATCCTTATCTACCGTTTCTATTTTTTTGTCCGTGCGACGTCAAGATTCACCTTGGAACACGTTGGATTCTTCTGATAGCCTATCTCTCTGAATgtctatctctctttctctcggcgGTTTCGTGTATTTTTGTGACAAGTATTATCTCACCTCTTACCCCTGAGTCGCAGAGACTGGAATGCTGCCGTAGTTGTAGTAGTAGCATCTTGTTTGCTCGCAGATGAAGTCCTTAACGAGGGTGCAGTCCTGTGCCTCCCAGGCTAACGTGGGCGCAGCCATCGCGACGCATCCGTCCGCGCTGCCGCTGTCGCCGCTGCAACGGACAAGTTTCCGGATTAGAATTTCAATCACTCGACCCTCGGTGACGTTTACCGATTCGATGCACGCGTTTCCGGGTGGAGACGCGCTCCTACGGAAGGGACGCACCGATAATTGTCGTTCGTGACAATGAATCGATCCACGGTGCTATTGTCTTCTTCGATAAGATAGCATGATTCATGTTTCGACTTCTTGCTTCTGCTTTTCGTAAGAGTATTGACCTTTCGTATGATAGGAGAATAGGGGTTCGATGATTTACGATGCGGGTTGATATTTTGGGTGCCACGGAACGCGATAAGTTCTTTTTACAATTAACCCGCGTTCGTATCGTTTTAGATAAACGTTAGAGGAAGTAAGAATAGTAAGGAATCATACCTTTCACGCGCTACTCGTTGAGGTTCAGTACCAGGTGGAACATCAGCGGGTCTGTTGCCAGGTCGCCTCAACATGTAATCGAAGGTAGCGTTGAAGGGGAGACCCGTGCTCATCCACAGGAACATGTCCGTGCCCAATTTGTTGCCCGATGTCCAAAAGTCGTATTTCACGTAGCCGGCGTTTTTCAAATATTGCGTCATCGTGTCAGCTTTTTCCTTCGTCTCGAAAGAGGCCAGTTGAAGGCCCAAAGAGCGACAGTATTGGTAGGCCAGAAAATAGTTCAGTTCTGGGCTGTATGGGTTCATCCGGGACACAAAGTACTGTACACCGTCCAGCTGAATCGTTGTGATCCGTTGAGCTGTAaatgaatttttgttaattaattttattcattcctATTATGCTTGGAATTATGCGTTTCTCCTTCGAAGTTTATTTGAACAGCTTCAAAATTTATGAATACCAGATGAGCTAGGCTGCTTTGACAAAAGCTAGCTgatgaataaaaaaaggaaattccttTCTTGATGTCGTATTATCTCATCGAGGCACGTCTCTGCCATTGACTTCCGACCAGACCACAAATGGCAGCCCCCAGACGCGGTAAAAATCATCCTGTGAATTCTAATCTACTCAGTGTCCCATTTTAGCATCGCTTATGAAAACCGTTACGTCTGGGAGCAACTGTGAATATTTGAACTCGTTAATTAACAGATGCATCCTATTCTTCcattgtattattaatttaatctaCCGAGTTCCATTTTATCTTTCTGTCTTTCCCATCAATTAAGCTTAATGATAAACGtgataagaaaaaaatagtGTCTCTTACAAATTCTATTTAACTCAACACCAGCCTCTGAATAATTCTCTAACGAGATTTTAATTTACCTTTGGATGTATACACTCCATCGACGCTGTTCGTTTTAACTAATTTCGCAGTGACTCTGTGCTTTGTGAGAAGTGCCGTCTGTTCACACGATACACCGTGCGAGTTCATTCAACTTATACGGCTATTTGGTTAACTGTAGTTATGAATTATGACCAGTTTAGGCCACCAAACAACCTCCAGACGATGAATCTTTCTATTAAATTTAGACCTTGAAATTTCTTTTGCGAGTTATTTTGTTGGTTACATGAAAACAACCTTGAATTTTAGGACGATCTAATCTTCTTCATAACTTCTTTAATATCGCGAAGCAGAACAAGTGGAGAAAATCTTTTGAAACACACTGGATCATGGGGTGGGAACGCGAACGCTTCGAAGCGTTTAAAGAGAAACAAGTAAAGAGTTAATCGGTTGCATTTAGCCTTAAAAACGTTCTGGATCGCGAAGCAAGCGGCTCAGGTGGTGGTAAATGACCCGAGGACCTTGAGACGTCTGCCGCCACTGTTCTCTTGAAAGAAGACGCCTGCTTCGAGTGGCAATTTCATTTATGAATTCGCCATTTGCGTCTTAAACGAAACTTGAAGCTCGAAGAAACTTTTTGTCCATTCAGGACTGAACAAAAGAACATTGAATCGTAGCGTAAATAATGAATCGTGGAGGAACGGCTGAGAAGGACGAGCGATCTTGAAGTCGCGTGCGTGATCAACGCGTTTCCTCTTCGCTCTTTGAATGCAACCGGACGTCGAAGTCGGTGTTTGCCCGGAGAGACAAAGAACAAAGTCACGTAAAAGTTAAATGCAAGGATATTGCAGGAGGTCGATCGAGAAAGCGGGAAGAGGTCCTCGAAAGAAGAATAATTGGAATGATTCCAACGCGAATTATTCGTCTCAAAAAAATTATCCAGACACTGTCAGAATTCGTAAATATATTTCAAACCTAAACCTTCCAACACTAAACCGCATGATGTACaataattttgttgaaataCTAACCTGAAGCGAAAGCGACGACGAGCATCAGCAGCATAGCGATCTTCATGGTGCCTGCGTGTAACGTGGATTAATCGGCGTGGCGTGGATTAATCGATCAAGCAGTCGTTTCCGTTTCCGACTCTCGGAATACACCGGATGTTAGTGTTAGGGTCGCGTTCTCGGACTGGCCTCGCGCTACGCTGTGGGCCCCCTTAAGAGTCTTCTGCCCGGATCCCAGAGGAGGGGGTCGTTGAAGATGATTCACTGGCTAACCTAGAGCAGGACGAGCGAAGCTCGCTAAGGGACGAGCGTGTACGAGTGGGACAGCGAGAAGGAGAAAGTGAGAAAGAGACGTCGTCCATCGGGGGAGAGATACGAACCGATCCGAAATGTAATCGACTTGACCGTGTAAAAAACCTGCAAGGTGACAAGGTCGCAAAAAAGGTACCACAATAGACGTCGCCGTCGTCGCCGGAGGGTTACCGAGGATGATGCGGTGCGTTCGTTGAACCTCGAACTTTGctcttgaagaagaagaactttTCAGACGGACATGGGAAGGTGAGCTGAACGACCCGAGAGATTCATGGGTGACTTTGCTCGAATCGGACAATGCTCTTTGAAAAATCAACGAGATTATACCGGGTGTACTCTAATAAAACACTTTTCCACTTATAAAAATTTCTCAAGATTCCAACAACCTTTCCCTATCGCTCGAACATGGGGGAGTAAATCGTAGTTGGTTTTGCACCGTCAGAAACCAGAAATCTCATCACTGCACTTTTCCAGATGACTCGTCATTGTCGAATGTACGATCAAAGTTATGTATACTAAAATAGCTATCGATCGAGTGTTTTAAATTGACGACTGCAGTTCGTAGGTCTCTTGTTTAACCGAGCCGCGTGCGGATTTTACGATAGAAACGAACGAGTAGACCTGTAATGATTTTTCTCTGATAACTCGGTTAGGGATGAGATTGAAATTCAATGGCGTGTCACGGTTCGCGTTCTATTGGTCACGGACCGAGAAGATGAGCCTCGATGATCCTCGCGGCTTGATGGAACGAAGAACGAGAGGCACGAAGCGGTCTATCCAGGCGGACAGCACTCGCGAGATCGTTTGTCGCTGAACTCCGGTTCTCGGATCTATTTGGAGTGGCGGTGCAACGCTATTAATAAACGTTTCTACCGTCTTTTAGTTTGTTTTACGTTGTTCGGCGGTTGCGAGCCGATGGAATTTCGCTCCGCCGTCTGTTCATGGTCTTCAACGTGCTGAATGGAATCGTATCGACGCCGAGGCGGTAAAAACACACCGACCTCAAGGTAGACTTCATTTCTGAGCGTGCCTGGGAACGCGTCATAACATACCATCCCTCAAAATCTCTGCGATCGATCGATTAAACGACGTCGAAACCATCACCGTTTAACGACGTTATCTACGTCCTACCTGTCGTCGCTCAATGCAGAGCGAGGGGCTTAAACAACCTCGTCAGaatcaatttcaaatattttgtcGTCGATATACGGGGTGTGGTCGAGGAAAAAGATTCGAGGGTAGATAGTACCGAGCAGAAGGTAGAAGTAAGAAAATAGGACCgtgtatcattttaaaattgatccaagatcgttaaaaatttcttcctttGTTCAGCAAACACGTATCTATGATCTACCCTTAAAGTTTCGAATCCTATCTTTGTTATCACTCTGTATATTTCGTCGAAGGAGCCGATGATAAACTCTTAACACTCGTCAGCGTGACTACCGATCCCAATTACTCGAAGAAACTTGGCGCACGGTTGCAGTCGAGCAGGATATTACGAGGATCATAGGAGCGTCCGATATATTGTAAGGCGGTCGAAGTGACGCTGGAATCTCCATGAACGTCGTGTACACTCTTGCAGGAGGTATGAACCGGTTCCCTTGTTAAGCCTTTGGCGCCGTCTATTCttattccttcttcttcccGTGCTTAATTTTTTTCTCGTCGACGTTGAACGGCCCTCCCCGTTAAGGGTGCTGGTATCTCCGATGGCTGAGGAACGAGTAATCGCTTCGCGATCGTTTAGATACAAAGATTTTCAGTTGAAACCTTCGCGCTTCCACCCTAATCGCTTCGAGTTACCAAAGCATCGTTACGAAGTTTCATCCTGGCGTTTTCGCCGACTTATCTACTGGCGGGACCAAGCGGATAAAAAGCCTCGTGTACTCTTCAAGGTAGTCTTCATATCTGGTCGCGTGTTTTCGTTCAAAGGGATCACCTGCTTCTGGAATACATACGTCTAACAACCGTCCCCGGACTCGCCCTCGGTTACGACGTCTAACCGGTCCCGGACAACCGTGCACCCTACAAAGCAGatatccttctttttcttcatcttcctctttcttcgtACTCTTTGTTCGTATCCCGGCACCGATCGATTCGGTATCTTGTAACGTACGCTGGATCAATGATCATACGCGTGTTATTTCTGTTACGCGGTGTGCGACCAGTCCAGCAAAAAGGAGCTCGCGTGACATTCGAGACCCACCGCGATCCTCCTCCCCGTTCGTTTCTTCCCTGCCACGAATGCACGCCGATTTCGATACCGATCTTCAGTGGTCAATTTCCTTCTGTATCGCTCTGCGAACCACTCTCCTGCTACCTCATTAAACAGCAATTGCAATGGACGTAAGTTTCGATCGCGAAATAGAGATGAATAATTACGAGCGACATCGGACAGTCGCAGGAATTATAGGTGATTATGCAGAACAGGGTACATCTTGATGATTTCAACGACCTTGAGGTACGTTATAAACGTCGATGCCCTGAGTACACATCCGACCGTCTCGTACCTTTACTTTTTAATTACCATGTACCGCGGTTGAAGGTTCTTTACAAGTACGGAGCTATAATATTGTACGGATGATTTACATAAGtgttgaatttttttctttttagatcGACATCAGGCCCTCTGGACTGAACCGTGAATCATTCGCGATAGCTCTATCGTTCACGGTCTCCGTTACAAATTTACCGCGACCAAGTCCTCTTGCTTTCCAACCGGAATCACCGATGGAAGCTTCGTTTCCATCCCCCCCTGTTCCCCCTTCGTCACGGCTTCGAATTTACTGCAACGACGTGGTTCGTTAACAAACAAGCTTCAGTTATCCGTTTGGTGAAGCAAAAAGAGGAGGATCGATGGGTCGGACGCGGTCGAATCTAGTATGTTCGAGGCTTGGCTCGTTGCGTGGGTCACGTTTTGCTGGTAACGTTGGCGCAGGTCAGTTTAGCAGGTCGGATTCTCAGCGACGCATTGCCATGGGAATGCAGTTGGAGTGCAGTGGAAGTGCACTTAGGTCCGGCAATGCCTACGGGGCCCTCTGTTCGTGGCCATATATCGGTGGGTgaagcgaaagcagaagctcgaTCCTGGATAAACAAGCGATCCTCCACCACCTTCTTCTTCGGCGTCCTCGTTCTTCCTTCGTTCTTGCAGCTCCTCgcacgaacgagactctagaaACAACTTCTCACAGCCCGGTCGAGGCACTTGGTCCTTTTGTCTGAAAACAAAAGCAAAGAAAGGGCGCCTCGAGCTACAGGCAACGCTGGTTGccggacgaagaagaagaagaagaagaagaagaagagtcaGAGGAGAaggtggtggaggaggaagcggaggaggaggaagataaaaaggaggtgCTGGTGGAGGAGAGGATGCTACAGGGGGATTCTCGAGGTCTATTTCAGGCCCTGCCAGCAATCGCTATGTAAGGCCCCTGCTTCTTCCATCTTTCTCTCCACTACTCGAAGAACTCTTCTTTCTCGTTCGTTCCTCGGTTTGTACGTTGGTACCTCGGGCACGGAGCGGACTCGGTTTTAGCCCGCGAACAGCCTCGACGTTCGAGACGATCTGAAGAGCCACACCGGCCCCGAAGGCTTCCACAGCGTCGACTCTCTTCCATTCTGATACTCCTAGGACAGTGATCCTCATCGTCCTGTCTTCTCTTTCGATATTTATCGCTCTGTCTAGCTGTCGTCTTCTTAGATATCCTCTTCCTCTCTATCGACAGGTGGAGAATTCTAATTTGTTGCGTTCTTCTGCAAGGCCCAGGACATCAGGCTACCTAGGAAAGAATATGATACGTTAATTATTTGCAGGACGTCCAAGATTCTGTTCGTTTCCTAGAGAATCCAATTAAACGCACGCAGAAGTGGTCGGACGACTTCGTAGTACTAAAGGGTCGAACGACCTTGCACACTTCTCTTCTGATTCACTCTTAGGGTCTATAATTCAGTTAGCTCGTGGAAGAATTTTTACGAAACCATTCTCACGAGAGCTGAAAATCTT
It contains:
- the LOC117601161 gene encoding cytosolic carboxypeptidase 1 isoform X6, producing the protein MPRTKSKNSNTNKNTRPRVSCVRSSHFVSVMSPSNKSVDEAINDALLEKLRSCATKPQETGDTFRNVVAKIQARVTSSDRRVRERTLEKLWRKNSGAMEIFIATLENCKDHVINCSIASILHECVSPRFPKGKSKGNKNKSATKTSSRMAVMQLINLGITQVLVKLLINLLHVDTVSSEVLTQEVLWILGQVAPRDQKFVSKMKLLNTIKVFHALLKLHYNNSKTLLPLLLIIKCLARNTYSLQILVKDGIASTMEKTFVSIGYMPHLKLRILLECFKYFTTSRLFCTKFVRTGLVYLLMRIFDRWERFEGPIKLKILNCALITLQHLSVTKAGRKAIKSNNGLHLLYRFCSNCPEDKAYDCLLSRVCGVINQCLEKKELPIPEMSPARFVLPVTNVRSNSAESGSDVDSQANSVASLGRLYSDLDSGDEEESQNSRTDDKTVHSADEVDESKFFAGVFTSQRSVEDLTEYETFFKELSNIKSQLSLQNSSTGIIDPAKENKSNVPNTKICETKVFTNNSMKEEASKENGSNSIKIFNDISSNVTYRQTYCLVASRVKSVIGFVKVAYPDLVGGDGLGKDEPLNSKDRKVCRSKLLTCVERGLHGGTMLEEVVYDLDDVTSIGEQNSDDRHLCNWDDTRIGKRCSNTNQLQFESRFESGNLRKAIQIGLREYNLILTPDVNSGSRHQWFYFEVSNMEANAPYTFNIINCEKANSQFNFGMKPILFSVTEAQLGRPGWVRTGAEICYYRNCYQRPAKGKNYLTTSFTVAFPHSYDVCYLAYHFPYTYSQLMTNIWKWTKRVPANTYFRAETLCETLNGNENPLLTITSLDSKSNPIENRKVIFLTSRVHPGESNASWVMHGTLEALLDNSTYATSLRDDYVFKIVPMLNIEGVVNGCNRYGLTNEDLNRRWSNPNRTLHPVIYHAKGLMEYCTRVLQRPPHVFVDYHGHSRRKNVFLFGCSRSGSWSAADRAKPDQPVQYLMLPHLMQRISPAFALPLCSFKVERNKESTARVAIWRQLGVYRSYTMESSFCGCDQGPLAGLHLDTKHLKAIGEDFCQALSMMKNSGIDWDIDKYVNERSMLEVCCPLKCVLQDSKRIAKCIQDKAAVHHIAAIP
- the LOC117601161 gene encoding cytosolic carboxypeptidase 1 isoform X13, which codes for MALEACSSRLINQGKCERQIATVRNEDATRRVDNQGKRSDASRCQADILSVMSPSNKSVDEAINDALLEKLRSCATKPQETGDTFRNVVAKIQARVTSSDRRVRERTLEKLWRKNSGAMEIFIATLENCKDHVINCSIASILHECVSPRFPKGKSKGNKNKSATKTSSRMAVMQLINLGITQVLVKLLINLLHVDTVSSEVLTQEVLWILGQVAPRDQKFVSKMKLLNTIKVFHALLKLHYNNSKTLLPLLLIIKCLARNTYSLQILVKDGIASTMEKTFVSIGYMPHLKLRILLECFKYFTTSRLFCTKFVRTGLVYLLMRIFDRWERFEGPIKLKILNCALITLQHLSVTKAGRKAIKSNNGLHLLYRFCSNCPEDKAYDCLLSRVCGVINQCLEKKELPIPEMSPARFVLPVTNVRSNSAESGSDVDSQANSVASLGRLYSDLDSGDEEESQNSRTDDKTVHSADEVDESKFFAGVFTSQRSVEDLTEYETFFKELSNIKSQLSLQNSSTGIIDPAKENKSNVPNTKICETKVFTNNSMKEEASKENGSNSIKIFNDISSNVTYRQTYCLVASRVKSVIGFVKVAYPDLVGGDGLGKDEPLNSKDRKVCRSKLLTCVERGLHGGTMLEEVVYDLDDVTSIGEQNSDDRHLCNWDDTRIGKRCSNTNQLQFESRFESGNLRKAIQIGLREYNLILTPDVNSGSRHQWFYFEVSNMEANAPYTFNIINCEKANSQFNFGMKPILFSVTEAQLGRPGWVRTGAEICYYRNCYQRPAKGKNYLTTSFTVAFPHSYDVCYLAYHFPYTYSQLMTNIWKWTKRVPANTYFRAETLCETLNGNENPLLTITSLDSKSNPIENRKVIFLTSRVHPGESNASWVMHGTLEALLDNSTYATSLRDDYVFKIVPMLNIEGVVNG